One window of Pectobacterium carotovorum genomic DNA carries:
- a CDS encoding methylthioribulose 1-phosphate dehydratase, with protein MTENQQLTALLAACHWIGEKGWCPATGGNMSVRLDEAQCLITESGKDKGSLQAEDFLLVEIATNHVPSGRTPSAETGLHTLLYRREPTIGAVLHTHSVNATVLSRVEKGAELVLHGYEMQKSLAGQSTHLDRVAIPIFDNDQDIPALAQRVTEYASHTSLRYGFLVRGHGLYCWGATVKEARRHLEGLEFLFQCELQRRLLEAKA; from the coding sequence TGGTGTCCGGCGACGGGCGGCAATATGTCCGTGCGCCTTGATGAAGCGCAGTGCCTGATTACCGAATCGGGTAAAGATAAAGGCAGTCTTCAGGCAGAGGATTTCCTGCTGGTAGAGATTGCCACTAACCATGTGCCGAGCGGGCGTACGCCGTCGGCGGAAACGGGGCTGCATACGCTGCTGTATCGCCGTGAGCCGACTATCGGCGCGGTGCTGCACACGCACTCGGTGAACGCGACGGTGCTGTCTCGGGTAGAGAAGGGCGCTGAACTGGTGCTGCACGGTTACGAAATGCAAAAGTCGTTGGCCGGGCAGAGTACTCATTTGGATCGCGTGGCGATCCCCATTTTCGATAACGATCAGGATATTCCGGCGCTGGCGCAGCGGGTGACCGAGTACGCCAGCCACACATCGCTACGCTATGGCTTTCTGGTGCGCGGCCACGGCCTTTACTGCTGGGGCGCGACGGTGAAAGAAGCACGTCGGCATCTGGAAGGACTAGAGTTCCTGTTCCAATGTGAATTGCAGCGTCGACTGCTGGAGGCGAAAGCATGA
- the mtnC gene encoding acireductone synthase produces the protein MINAIVTDIEGTTSDIRFVHTVLFPYARERLADTVRQQGSDPEIAQALDALRQELGQPDADNDALITALNQFMDEDRKSTALKQLQGIIWRAGYRNGDFQGHLYPEVAAQLAAWQQQGLRLYVYSSGSVEAQQLLFGYSNAGDLRPLFSDYFDTRVGAKRETDSYRTIAQAIGLPAAQLLFLSDIRQELDAAQEAGWHTCQLIRDDADSVSRHRQVARFDQIDLPEYAQ, from the coding sequence ATGATTAACGCGATCGTGACCGACATTGAAGGCACCACCAGCGACATCCGTTTTGTTCACACCGTGTTGTTCCCTTATGCCCGTGAACGACTGGCCGACACGGTGCGGCAGCAGGGTAGCGATCCTGAGATCGCGCAGGCGCTGGATGCGTTGCGTCAGGAACTGGGTCAGCCCGATGCGGATAATGATGCACTGATTACCGCGCTGAATCAGTTTATGGATGAAGATCGTAAATCCACCGCGCTGAAACAGCTGCAAGGCATTATCTGGCGTGCGGGCTACCGTAACGGCGATTTTCAGGGGCATCTGTACCCCGAAGTGGCCGCGCAACTCGCCGCATGGCAGCAGCAGGGCCTGCGCCTGTATGTGTATTCATCAGGGTCGGTAGAAGCGCAGCAGTTGCTGTTCGGCTACAGCAATGCGGGTGACCTGCGTCCGCTGTTCAGCGACTATTTTGATACTCGCGTCGGTGCGAAGCGGGAGACCGATTCTTATCGCACGATTGCGCAAGCCATCGGGCTACCTGCTGCGCAACTGTTATTTCTGTCGGACATTCGTCAGGAGCTGGATGCCGCGCAGGAGGCCGGCTGGCACACCTGTCAGCTTATCCGTGATGATGCGGATAGCGTAAGCCGTCACCGTCAGGTGGCACGTTTTGACCAGATCGACTTACCGGAGTACGCCCAATGA
- a CDS encoding acireductone dioxygenase, producing MSGLTIFSDSDASQPIWQSQDAEAIQKQLNEIGVRFERWEASQKLSDAPSSEEVLAAYQHEIDKLVEEKGYQSWDVISMRSDNPQRAELRTKFLSEHVHHEDEVRFFVEGAGLFCLHLNGKIYQILCEKNDLLSVPAGTAHWFDMGPEPHFTAIRLFDNPEGWIAHFTGDKIADAYPKLER from the coding sequence ATGAGTGGATTAACCATTTTTAGCGACAGCGATGCAAGCCAGCCGATTTGGCAAAGTCAGGATGCCGAGGCGATTCAGAAGCAGCTGAATGAGATCGGTGTACGTTTTGAACGCTGGGAAGCCAGCCAGAAGCTGAGCGACGCGCCGTCGTCTGAAGAAGTGCTGGCGGCCTACCAGCATGAAATCGATAAGCTGGTAGAAGAAAAAGGCTATCAGAGCTGGGACGTTATCAGCATGCGTTCTGATAATCCGCAGCGCGCGGAGTTACGCACCAAATTTTTATCCGAGCATGTCCACCATGAAGACGAAGTGCGCTTTTTCGTGGAAGGCGCGGGGCTGTTCTGCCTGCACCTGAACGGCAAGATTTACCAGATTCTGTGTGAGAAGAACGATCTGCTATCCGTACCCGCAGGCACGGCGCACTGGTTTGATATGGGACCGGAGCCGCACTTCACCGCCATCCGCCTGTTTGATAATCCGGAAGGGTGGATAGCGCATTTCACCGGCGATAAGATCGCGGATGCGTATCCGAAGTTGGAGCGATAG
- a CDS encoding type VI secretion system tip protein VgrG, protein MANSTGLQFTVKVGALEAGTFAVVDFRLDEGLNRPFSLSLSLASALPDVDFGAVLDQPCELMIWYEGELKRRVSGIISGFTQGDTGFRRTRYQAEVRPALWRLGLRTNARIFQAQKPEAIIGALLEEAGITDYAFALRNEHAVREYCVQYRESDLAFITRLAAEEGMYFFHEYEEGKHRVVFADDAGALTKGPELFFNLATHGLSEGEYVRRFHYAERVSTSDVELKDYSFKTPAYGLSHKKISGELEHQRESYQHYDYPGRYKQDPSGKAFSGYRLDALRSGAVTSEGESNCAGLMPGNTFTLTEHPNAALNAVWQTVSVTHVGQQPQALEEESGGEPTTMSNSFTVVKGTTTWRAAMPYKPRVDGPQIATVVGPTGEEIYCDQYGRVKLQFPWDRYGASNDQSSCWVRVSQGWAGGQYGMIAIPRIGHEVIVSFLEGDPDQPIVTGRTFHATNPSPYPLPANKTRTVLRTKTHQGEGFNELRFEDQAGQEEIYIHGQKDLKALVENDVVWHIKHDAHTEIDNERVTRVKANDHLTVENEKRDHVKGGLSLTVDASMHQKLGQALLIEAGEEVHVKAGAKVVLEAGAELTLKVGGSFVKIDPSGVTLVGPGIKMNSGGSPGCGSGWAGQLPSLPGTVEVIALPQLPKIPPLEKPVCIPCLLRAMAQGDALIQGE, encoded by the coding sequence ATGGCAAACAGTACAGGATTACAGTTCACCGTAAAGGTCGGTGCCCTGGAAGCAGGCACTTTCGCGGTGGTGGATTTCAGGCTGGATGAAGGGCTGAACCGGCCTTTCAGTCTGTCGCTGAGTCTGGCGAGCGCGTTGCCGGATGTCGATTTCGGCGCGGTGCTGGACCAGCCGTGCGAGCTGATGATTTGGTATGAAGGCGAACTGAAACGTCGGGTCAGCGGGATTATCAGCGGCTTCACGCAGGGCGACACCGGATTCCGGCGCACACGCTATCAGGCGGAAGTTCGTCCAGCACTGTGGCGGCTAGGGTTGCGTACCAACGCCCGCATCTTTCAGGCCCAAAAGCCGGAGGCGATTATCGGTGCACTGCTGGAAGAAGCGGGCATTACCGACTACGCCTTTGCACTGCGTAACGAGCACGCAGTGCGCGAATATTGCGTGCAGTATCGGGAAAGCGATTTAGCCTTTATCACCCGTCTGGCTGCCGAGGAGGGAATGTACTTCTTCCACGAATACGAAGAGGGCAAACACCGAGTGGTGTTTGCCGACGATGCGGGTGCACTGACCAAAGGCCCTGAGCTGTTCTTCAATCTGGCGACACATGGGCTGAGTGAAGGCGAATATGTCCGGCGCTTCCACTACGCGGAGCGGGTAAGCACATCGGATGTCGAGCTGAAAGACTACAGCTTCAAAACACCGGCTTACGGGCTGTCGCACAAGAAGATAAGCGGCGAACTAGAACACCAGCGCGAAAGCTATCAGCATTACGACTATCCGGGCCGCTATAAGCAAGACCCGAGCGGCAAGGCGTTCAGCGGCTACCGGCTGGATGCGCTGCGCTCAGGGGCGGTGACGAGCGAAGGGGAATCCAACTGCGCGGGGCTGATGCCGGGCAACACGTTTACGCTGACGGAACACCCGAATGCGGCGCTGAACGCAGTGTGGCAGACAGTGAGCGTCACGCACGTCGGGCAACAGCCGCAGGCGCTGGAAGAGGAAAGCGGCGGCGAACCGACGACCATGAGCAACAGTTTTACTGTGGTGAAAGGCACGACGACGTGGCGTGCCGCCATGCCCTACAAACCGAGGGTGGACGGCCCGCAAATCGCCACCGTCGTCGGTCCAACGGGGGAAGAGATCTACTGCGACCAGTATGGTCGGGTAAAACTGCAATTCCCGTGGGACCGCTACGGGGCGAGTAACGACCAGAGTTCCTGCTGGGTGCGCGTCAGTCAGGGCTGGGCGGGCGGCCAGTACGGAATGATTGCCATCCCGCGCATCGGGCATGAAGTGATTGTTAGCTTCCTTGAAGGCGACCCCGACCAGCCGATTGTGACTGGGCGAACCTTTCATGCGACTAATCCGTCCCCCTATCCGCTGCCTGCTAACAAGACGCGTACCGTACTGCGTACGAAGACGCATCAAGGTGAAGGATTTAACGAGCTGCGCTTTGAGGATCAGGCCGGTCAGGAAGAGATTTATATTCACGGGCAGAAAGATCTCAAGGCGCTCGTTGAGAATGACGTGGTCTGGCATATCAAACATGATGCCCACACGGAGATTGATAATGAGCGAGTCACCCGCGTTAAAGCCAACGATCACCTGACGGTGGAGAACGAGAAACGTGACCACGTGAAAGGAGGCCTCTCGCTGACCGTTGATGCGTCGATGCATCAGAAACTGGGGCAAGCGTTACTGATTGAGGCGGGTGAGGAAGTGCATGTAAAAGCGGGGGCTAAGGTGGTTCTTGAAGCGGGCGCGGAGCTGACGCTGAAAGTCGGGGGAAGCTTCGTGAAGATCGATCCCAGTGGCGTGACGCTGGTCGGCCCCGGCATCAAGATGAATTCAGGTGGCAGCCCGGGTTGTGGCTCTGGTTGGGCAGGTCAACTGCCCTCATTACCGGGAACGGTTGAGGTGATTGCGCTGCCCCAACTGCCCAAAATACCGCCTCTTGAAAAACCGGTCTGTATTCCCTGTCTACTGCGTGCCATGGCGCAGGGCGATGCATTGATACAGGGAGAATAA